In Vagococcus hydrophili, one DNA window encodes the following:
- a CDS encoding phage tail tape measure protein — MSTKESDVVLRFKTSGEVSYSKTVKEINKEINLAATEYKNHTSAMDKDATATEKLTATKQKLEKQLSLAENRTKLLREQYEKAAKETGEYSNESQKLYKKLLESETGENKLRDALEETNEALKEQGNISIDTAKKIQKIEEAGTKVKDVGKRMSLGLTAPILGIGAAALSSFTELDDSLDGITTATGATGSQLESLQDSFKNVIDNIPAEMSDISSGIGEVNTQFGLMGKELEGTTESMLKFSEINGSEVSDSTINAKKSMDLFRLSMDDLPMVLDVVSKTSQDTGVGVDKLFEAVNSGAPQLKNMGLGFAESTTLIGQMEKAGIDSAGAIGYLAKANVNYAKDNKTMQEGLGGTISAIQGATTEQEKLRIASEVFGSKSAPKMIEAIDGGSLSMDGLANAAKDAAGTVDKTFEEIQDPIDKAKIAQNQLKEGMGELGEQIQITLLPIFETVSKSVKSVTDWFRSLSDENKQMIVWIGIVIAAIGPLLVILGSFMGSISKIVTGVNALMSVWSALTTFLAANPFVLIAAAIAAFITGLVWAYNNVEWFHDGVNAFFKGISDVIVQVCNYISGYLGGVFDGVLVVLGSFVDAGMKIFDGLIDFISGVFTGNWSQAWEGVQKIFGGVFDGLVALAKAPLNLIISLINGVIGGLNKIKMPDWVPKMGGKGINISEIPYLAEGGHLLNGQAIVGEAGPELLSNKNGKTTVTPLSDREKKEGFSGKGHIGNGKTEVHIHIAKVDANNPSDLDRANRQMAKAAKQAIIDAGGVPV, encoded by the coding sequence GTGTCAACAAAAGAATCTGATGTAGTATTAAGGTTCAAAACAAGTGGAGAGGTTTCCTATTCAAAAACAGTTAAAGAAATAAACAAAGAAATAAATCTAGCAGCAACTGAATACAAAAATCATACTTCAGCAATGGATAAGGATGCTACTGCAACAGAGAAGTTAACAGCAACCAAACAAAAATTAGAAAAGCAGTTGTCACTTGCCGAAAATAGAACAAAATTATTAAGAGAGCAATATGAAAAAGCAGCTAAAGAAACTGGTGAATATTCTAATGAGTCTCAAAAATTATACAAAAAATTATTAGAATCTGAAACTGGAGAAAATAAACTAAGAGACGCTTTAGAAGAAACAAATGAAGCATTAAAAGAGCAAGGGAATATCTCTATAGATACAGCTAAAAAGATACAAAAAATTGAAGAAGCTGGAACTAAAGTAAAAGACGTTGGAAAAAGGATGTCATTAGGATTAACAGCGCCTATCCTGGGTATTGGAGCAGCAGCTTTATCATCATTTACAGAGCTAGATGATTCCTTAGATGGTATCACTACAGCAACTGGAGCTACGGGAAGTCAGTTAGAGTCATTACAAGACAGCTTTAAAAATGTGATTGATAATATACCAGCTGAAATGAGTGATATTTCTAGTGGTATAGGTGAGGTTAATACTCAATTTGGGTTGATGGGTAAAGAGCTTGAAGGAACAACTGAAAGTATGCTTAAATTTTCAGAAATAAATGGTTCAGAAGTGTCAGATTCAACTATTAATGCCAAGAAATCTATGGATCTATTTAGATTATCAATGGATGACCTACCAATGGTTTTGGATGTAGTCTCTAAAACGAGTCAAGACACTGGTGTTGGTGTGGATAAGTTATTTGAGGCAGTTAATTCAGGAGCACCACAGCTTAAAAATATGGGTCTTGGGTTTGCAGAATCAACTACTTTAATTGGTCAAATGGAGAAAGCGGGTATTGACTCAGCGGGTGCTATTGGTTATTTAGCTAAAGCTAATGTTAATTATGCTAAGGACAATAAAACTATGCAGGAAGGTTTAGGAGGTACAATTTCAGCAATACAAGGAGCTACTACTGAACAAGAGAAATTGAGAATTGCTAGTGAGGTATTTGGTTCTAAGTCTGCGCCTAAAATGATTGAAGCAATAGACGGTGGATCTCTTTCCATGGATGGTTTAGCAAACGCGGCAAAAGATGCAGCTGGGACAGTGGATAAAACATTTGAAGAGATACAAGATCCTATTGATAAAGCAAAAATAGCACAAAATCAATTAAAGGAAGGGATGGGAGAATTAGGAGAACAAATTCAAATTACATTGTTACCTATTTTTGAAACGGTCAGCAAATCAGTAAAATCGGTAACAGACTGGTTTAGAAGTTTGTCAGATGAAAATAAACAAATGATCGTGTGGATTGGTATTGTTATAGCAGCAATAGGTCCATTGCTAGTTATTTTAGGTTCTTTTATGGGGTCTATTTCTAAAATAGTGACAGGAGTTAATGCTTTAATGAGTGTTTGGAGTGCGTTGACAACCTTTTTAGCAGCTAATCCTTTTGTATTAATTGCAGCAGCTATTGCGGCATTTATAACTGGTTTAGTGTGGGCCTATAATAATGTTGAATGGTTTCATGATGGTGTTAATGCGTTCTTTAAAGGGATTAGCGATGTAATAGTTCAAGTGTGTAATTACATATCTGGTTACTTAGGTGGTGTGTTTGATGGAGTTCTCGTTGTGTTAGGCAGTTTTGTGGATGCCGGCATGAAAATATTTGATGGTTTGATTGATTTTATTTCTGGAGTATTTACAGGGAATTGGTCGCAAGCTTGGGAAGGAGTACAAAAAATATTTGGTGGTGTATTTGATGGCTTAGTAGCTTTAGCAAAAGCGCCTTTAAATCTTATTATCTCTTTGATTAATGGTGTAATTGGCGGTCTTAATAAAATTAAGATGCCTGATTGGGTTCCAAAAATGGGTGGAAAAGGTATTAATATTAGTGAAATACCATATCTTGCTGAAGGTGGACATCTATTGAATGGACAAGCAATCGTAGGTGAAGCTGGGCCGGAGCTATTATCAAATAAAAATGGTAAAACAACAGTTACTCCACTATCTGATAGAGAGAAAAAAGAGGGATTTAGTGGAAAAGGACATATTGGAAATGGAAAAACTGAAGTTCACATCCACATCGCCAAAGTAGATGCTAATAATCCATCCGATTTAGACAGAGCCAACAGACAAATGGCAAAGGCAGCTAAACAAGCGATTATTGATGCAGGAGGAGTACCAGTGTAG